A single genomic interval of Lucilia cuprina isolate Lc7/37 chromosome 2, ASM2204524v1, whole genome shotgun sequence harbors:
- the LOC111674534 gene encoding uncharacterized protein LOC111674534 isoform X1, translated as MEIEEEEMLDAVTFPIDEIPEPIKVLDDIISEFEDLSLRPQLQNNGENQSEDDGYMSLSRKNMKEKRDSEEMSQTSSSCAPTVTPNESFDAVDLARFETNGNCSKEFIESKTTAATTPTNNANTTDISNIVQTTLPKARTSNSTAPSNNSNYSSLPCCGQRTTNTVGDLKLRVGSCNGERNALGIDISAVHKAVLKGRVAKLPEIHMALEPILNEHPVTIYPGPKDGPAGARNSRPKRLQASVDKHKEVCHILNPGNTSVSSSSSSSSPASTGTSSDNQNHKTNSSSSNNTLDKFFKNTTDDDDEEEEELSEDSGEDPSGITISSESTLLTPRGIAWEIHFKDFKKKTKQHQREIKKKSSTNHTKQGNLKSSIDDCRHLQNVANNEEEFRCFEESSEILNSCVFRQSSMLGKGTFIIRRGSTKRPPRAMDIFSNYEASKDGLSESEPDVDSESERAKYMTNDMRKDPLPCDIIKDGNIRHSLDIAKPLTSPRERLSLNLESHHAHHNSLKKDLSPIQHLSKSNIETSKKGSLKSLDGRTSSESINIVRTPCHDEASGFDLKSSGASVIDPTNMFVYKQSSNGAIKGADFNELRSTSTTPHTDLAPTLEEDEEQLSDLSYSCAPLKQIENNISALLRGEIAVARMVDIAGQPVAKRPLEFRPGVHKSESAKEMKLSQNVFGPLPPSPPSSNPDTFDYNDLPLPPSPSDDTSVGEDDIKPPVKPFVQTSAEVHTQSVSREELRPQRSKEREKSRPVHRHMSDELPLPPPPPPPTAFENLPPAVPPHRHGHSSNTMKSWSIDSNYKRKSPRMMGGYGSGVTTPTSSHGPSYEGSGGGGYGTRRYVSYGTKRSLKQSPREEHRLQTSCSLPETPIFARGCDIPRTPYRRQNENTPSGSRTAPRSSTSNNINMGNSIVGISGGNTFGGAMCRQRSINHALASNEMLRLAGAPQRGWYPKQRSMRPASTENIDRISTMRPWDGTPGMTGTGQARKPLTLPPNLTPSFLNKSPREALRRVTSLLITKKKPNKDKRSKSAFTADHALEAHYYQDIERCSSVSTANTTTKDSKRGQSNTADKPKKKGIFKTLWKRTKHFSLDHFAKGQKKKLKQQL; from the exons AT GGAAATCGAAGAGGAGGAAATGTTAGATGCTGTTACATTTCCTATTGATGAAATTCCCGAACCCATTAAAGTACTAGATGATATAATATCCGAATTTGAGGATCTATCTTTGAGGCCACAATTGCAAAACAATGGAGAGAATCAATCAGAAGATGATGGTTACATGAGTCTTAGTCGCAAAAA CATGAAAGAAAAACGCGATTCGGAGGAAATGTCTCAAACGAGTTCAAGTTGTGCTCCAACCGTAACGCCTAATGAGAGTTTTGATGCTGTTGACCTGGCTCGTTTTGAGACAAATGGCAATTGTAGCAAAGAATTTATCGAATCGAAAACAACAGCAGCCACAACACCTACTAACAACGCCAATACAACAGACATTAGTAATATAGTGCAAACAACTTTA CCTAAGGCACGTACATCAAACTCAACGGCACCAAGCAACAATTCTAATTATTCTAGTCTTCCATGTTGTGGACAACGTACCACCAACACAGTTGGTGACCTAAAATTACGTGTTGGCAGCTGTAATGGTGAAAGGAATGCGCTGGGTATTGATATCAGTGCTGTTCACAAAGCAGTGCTAAAGGGACGTGTGGCCAAACTGCCCG AGATTCACATGGCCCTAGAACCCATACTAAATGAGCATCCTGTAACCATATATCCGGGCCCCAAAGATGGTCCTGCTGGGGCGCGTAATAGTCGGCCAAAACGTTTACAAGCTTCCGTAGATAAACACAAGGAAGTTTGTCATATACTTAATCCAGGTAACACATCGGTTTCATCTTCATCTTCTTCAAGTTCACCAGCCAGTACTGGAACCTCCTCTGATAATCAGAATCATAAAACCAATTCTTCCTCTTCGAATAATACATtggataaatttttcaaaaataccaCAGACGACGATGATGAAGAAGAGGAGGAATTGTCTGAAGACTCGGGAGAAGATCCCTCAGGCATAACTATTTCTTCGGAGTCAACGCTACTTACACCTAGGGGCATAGCTTGGGAAATTCATTTCAAagatttcaaaaagaaaacgaaacaaCATCAACGTGAAATCAAAAAG aAATCTTCGACGAACCATACAAAACAGGGTAATCTGAAATCATCTATAGATGATTGCagacatttacaaaatgttgcCAATAATGAGGAAGAATTTCGTTGTTTCGAAGAAAGTTCTGAAATTCTAAATTCCTGCGTTTTTCGTCAATCAAGTATGCTGGGCAAAGGTACATTCATCATACGACGTGGTTCCACTAAACGGCCTCCCCGAGCTATGGATATTTTCTCCAATTATGAGGCATCCAAAGATGGTTTAAGTGAAAGTGAACCAGATGTCGATTCTGAATCAGAACGTGCAAAATATATGACGAATGATATGAGAAAAGATCCTTTACCATGTGATATTATAAAAGATGGCAATATACGACATAGTTTGGATATAGCAAAACCCTTAACATCTCCCAGAGAGCGATTATCATTGAATTTGGAATCGCATCATGCTCACCACAATTCTCTCAAAAAGGATCTGTCTCCTATACAACACCTTAGTAAATCAAATATAGAAA cgtCCAAAAAAGGCAGCTTAAAATCATTAGATGGTCGTACTAGTTCCGAATCTATTAATATTGTAAGAACCCCTTGCCATGACGAGGCCAGTGGTTTTGATCTTAAGTCCTCGGGAGCCAGTGTCATAGATCCcacaaatatgtttgtttataagCAATCATCAAATGGTGCCATAAAAGGAGCTGATTTTAATG AGCTGCGTTCAACTTCTACCACACCTCATACAGATCTGGCTCCTACCCTGGAAGAAGATGAGGAGCAATTAAGTGATCTGAGTTATAGTTGTGCTCCTTTGAAACAAATCGAAAACAATATTAGTGCTCTTTTGCGTGGTGAAATTGCTGTGGCACGCATGGTGGATATAGCAGGGCAGCCTGTAGCAAAACGTCCTTTAGAATTTCGTCCTGGAGTACATAAATCGGAAAGTGCCAAAGAAATGAAATTATCACAAAATGTATTCGGACCCTTGCCGCCATCACCGCCATCTTCCAACCCGGATACTTTT GACTACAATGATTTGCCTTTACCACCCTCGCCCTCAGACGATACATCGGTGGGCGAAGACGATATAAAACCGCCTGTTAAACCCTTTGTGCAAACCTCAGCCGAAGTTCATACCCAGTCAGTATCGCGAGAAGAATTACGTCCTCAACGCTCAAAGGAACGTGAAAAATCTCGACCTGTTCACCGTCATATGTCTGATGAATTGCCTTTACCTCCGCCACCACCACCTCCAACAGCATTTGAAAATTTGCCACCTGCCGTGCCACCACATCGTCACGGTCATTCATCGAATACTATGAAATCTTGGTCAATTGATTCGAATTATAAACGGAAATCACCGCGTATGATGGGAGGCTATGGTAGTGGTGTAACAACACCTACTAGTTCACATGGACCTTCATACGAAGGTAGCGGGGGTGGAGGTTATGGCACCAGACGTTATGTATCCTATGGAACTAAACGTAGTTTAAAACAATCCCCCAGAGAGGAACATCGTTTACAAACATCCTGTAGTCTACCCGAAACTCCAATATTTGCTCGTGG CTGTGACATACCCCGTACTCCATATAGACGCCAAAACGAAAATACTCCCAGCGGTTCTCGCACGGCACCCAGATCCAGTACTTCCAATAACATTAATATGGGCAACTCAATTGTGGGCATATCGGGCGGTAATACTTTCGGTGGTGCTATGTGTCGTCAACGTTCCATTAATCATGCTTTAGCTTCCAATGAAATGCTTAGACTTGCCGGCGCTCCACAGCGAGGCTGGTATCCTAAACAACGTTCTATGCGTCCAGCCTCTACAGAGAATATAGATCGTATTTCAACTATGAGACCATGGGATGGAACTCCTGGTATGACCGGCACAGGTCAGGCAAGGAAACCCTTAACACTACCACCCAATTTGACACCATCATTTCTAAATAAATCACCCAGAGAAGCTTTACGTCGAGTTACTAGTTTGTTAATAACCAAAAAGA AACCAAATAAGGATAAAAGAAGCAAGTCTGCTTTTACAGCCGATCATGCATTAGAGGCACATTATTATCAAGATATCGAAAGAT gcTCCTCTGTTAGCActgcaaatacaacaacaaaagactCAAAACGTGGCCAAAGTAATACTGCTGATAAGCCGAAGAAAAAAggcatatttaaaactttatggaAACGTACGAAACATTTTTCATTGGATCA
- the LOC111674534 gene encoding uncharacterized protein LOC111674534 isoform X5, with product MEIEEEEMLDAVTFPIDEIPEPIKVLDDIISEFEDLSLRPQLQNNGENQSEDDGYMSLSRKNMKEKRDSEEMSQTSSSCAPTVTPNESFDAVDLARFETNGNCSKEFIESKTTAATTPTNNANTTDISNIVQTTLPKARTSNSTAPSNNSNYSSLPCCGQRTTNTVGDLKLRVGSCNGERNALGIDISAVHKAVLKGRVAKLPEPILNEHPVTIYPGPKDGPAGARNSRPKRLQASVDKHKEVCHILNPGNTSVSSSSSSSSPASTGTSSDNQNHKTNSSSSNNTLDKFFKNTTDDDDEEEEELSEDSGEDPSGITISSESTLLTPRGIAWEIHFKDFKKKTKQHQREIKKKSSTNHTKQGNLKSSIDDCRHLQNVANNEEEFRCFEESSEILNSCVFRQSSMLGKGTFIIRRGSTKRPPRAMDIFSNYEASKDGLSESEPDVDSESERAKYMTNDMRKDPLPCDIIKDGNIRHSLDIAKPLTSPRERLSLNLESHHAHHNSLKKDLSPIQHLSKSNIETSKKGSLKSLDGRTSSESINIVRTPCHDEASGFDLKSSGASVIDPTNMFVYKQSSNGAIKGADFNELRSTSTTPHTDLAPTLEEDEEQLSDLSYSCAPLKQIENNISALLRGEIAVARMVDIAGQPVAKRPLEFRPGVHKSESAKEMKLSQNVFGPLPPSPPSSNPDTFDYNDLPLPPSPSDDTSVGEDDIKPPVKPFVQTSAEVHTQSVSREELRPQRSKEREKSRPVHRHMSDELPLPPPPPPPTAFENLPPAVPPHRHGHSSNTMKSWSIDSNYKRKSPRMMGGYGSGVTTPTSSHGPSYEGSGGGGYGTRRYVSYGTKRSLKQSPREEHRLQTSCSLPETPIFARGCDIPRTPYRRQNENTPSGSRTAPRSSTSNNINMGNSIVGISGGNTFGGAMCRQRSINHALASNEMLRLAGAPQRGWYPKQRSMRPASTENIDRISTMRPWDGTPGMTGTGQARKPLTLPPNLTPSFLNKSPREALRRVTSLLITKKKPNKDKRSKSAFTADHALEAHYYQDIERCSSVSTANTTTKDSKRGQSNTADKPKKKGIFKTLWKRTKHFSLDQ from the exons AT GGAAATCGAAGAGGAGGAAATGTTAGATGCTGTTACATTTCCTATTGATGAAATTCCCGAACCCATTAAAGTACTAGATGATATAATATCCGAATTTGAGGATCTATCTTTGAGGCCACAATTGCAAAACAATGGAGAGAATCAATCAGAAGATGATGGTTACATGAGTCTTAGTCGCAAAAA CATGAAAGAAAAACGCGATTCGGAGGAAATGTCTCAAACGAGTTCAAGTTGTGCTCCAACCGTAACGCCTAATGAGAGTTTTGATGCTGTTGACCTGGCTCGTTTTGAGACAAATGGCAATTGTAGCAAAGAATTTATCGAATCGAAAACAACAGCAGCCACAACACCTACTAACAACGCCAATACAACAGACATTAGTAATATAGTGCAAACAACTTTA CCTAAGGCACGTACATCAAACTCAACGGCACCAAGCAACAATTCTAATTATTCTAGTCTTCCATGTTGTGGACAACGTACCACCAACACAGTTGGTGACCTAAAATTACGTGTTGGCAGCTGTAATGGTGAAAGGAATGCGCTGGGTATTGATATCAGTGCTGTTCACAAAGCAGTGCTAAAGGGACGTGTGGCCAAACTGCCCG AACCCATACTAAATGAGCATCCTGTAACCATATATCCGGGCCCCAAAGATGGTCCTGCTGGGGCGCGTAATAGTCGGCCAAAACGTTTACAAGCTTCCGTAGATAAACACAAGGAAGTTTGTCATATACTTAATCCAGGTAACACATCGGTTTCATCTTCATCTTCTTCAAGTTCACCAGCCAGTACTGGAACCTCCTCTGATAATCAGAATCATAAAACCAATTCTTCCTCTTCGAATAATACATtggataaatttttcaaaaataccaCAGACGACGATGATGAAGAAGAGGAGGAATTGTCTGAAGACTCGGGAGAAGATCCCTCAGGCATAACTATTTCTTCGGAGTCAACGCTACTTACACCTAGGGGCATAGCTTGGGAAATTCATTTCAAagatttcaaaaagaaaacgaaacaaCATCAACGTGAAATCAAAAAG aAATCTTCGACGAACCATACAAAACAGGGTAATCTGAAATCATCTATAGATGATTGCagacatttacaaaatgttgcCAATAATGAGGAAGAATTTCGTTGTTTCGAAGAAAGTTCTGAAATTCTAAATTCCTGCGTTTTTCGTCAATCAAGTATGCTGGGCAAAGGTACATTCATCATACGACGTGGTTCCACTAAACGGCCTCCCCGAGCTATGGATATTTTCTCCAATTATGAGGCATCCAAAGATGGTTTAAGTGAAAGTGAACCAGATGTCGATTCTGAATCAGAACGTGCAAAATATATGACGAATGATATGAGAAAAGATCCTTTACCATGTGATATTATAAAAGATGGCAATATACGACATAGTTTGGATATAGCAAAACCCTTAACATCTCCCAGAGAGCGATTATCATTGAATTTGGAATCGCATCATGCTCACCACAATTCTCTCAAAAAGGATCTGTCTCCTATACAACACCTTAGTAAATCAAATATAGAAA cgtCCAAAAAAGGCAGCTTAAAATCATTAGATGGTCGTACTAGTTCCGAATCTATTAATATTGTAAGAACCCCTTGCCATGACGAGGCCAGTGGTTTTGATCTTAAGTCCTCGGGAGCCAGTGTCATAGATCCcacaaatatgtttgtttataagCAATCATCAAATGGTGCCATAAAAGGAGCTGATTTTAATG AGCTGCGTTCAACTTCTACCACACCTCATACAGATCTGGCTCCTACCCTGGAAGAAGATGAGGAGCAATTAAGTGATCTGAGTTATAGTTGTGCTCCTTTGAAACAAATCGAAAACAATATTAGTGCTCTTTTGCGTGGTGAAATTGCTGTGGCACGCATGGTGGATATAGCAGGGCAGCCTGTAGCAAAACGTCCTTTAGAATTTCGTCCTGGAGTACATAAATCGGAAAGTGCCAAAGAAATGAAATTATCACAAAATGTATTCGGACCCTTGCCGCCATCACCGCCATCTTCCAACCCGGATACTTTT GACTACAATGATTTGCCTTTACCACCCTCGCCCTCAGACGATACATCGGTGGGCGAAGACGATATAAAACCGCCTGTTAAACCCTTTGTGCAAACCTCAGCCGAAGTTCATACCCAGTCAGTATCGCGAGAAGAATTACGTCCTCAACGCTCAAAGGAACGTGAAAAATCTCGACCTGTTCACCGTCATATGTCTGATGAATTGCCTTTACCTCCGCCACCACCACCTCCAACAGCATTTGAAAATTTGCCACCTGCCGTGCCACCACATCGTCACGGTCATTCATCGAATACTATGAAATCTTGGTCAATTGATTCGAATTATAAACGGAAATCACCGCGTATGATGGGAGGCTATGGTAGTGGTGTAACAACACCTACTAGTTCACATGGACCTTCATACGAAGGTAGCGGGGGTGGAGGTTATGGCACCAGACGTTATGTATCCTATGGAACTAAACGTAGTTTAAAACAATCCCCCAGAGAGGAACATCGTTTACAAACATCCTGTAGTCTACCCGAAACTCCAATATTTGCTCGTGG CTGTGACATACCCCGTACTCCATATAGACGCCAAAACGAAAATACTCCCAGCGGTTCTCGCACGGCACCCAGATCCAGTACTTCCAATAACATTAATATGGGCAACTCAATTGTGGGCATATCGGGCGGTAATACTTTCGGTGGTGCTATGTGTCGTCAACGTTCCATTAATCATGCTTTAGCTTCCAATGAAATGCTTAGACTTGCCGGCGCTCCACAGCGAGGCTGGTATCCTAAACAACGTTCTATGCGTCCAGCCTCTACAGAGAATATAGATCGTATTTCAACTATGAGACCATGGGATGGAACTCCTGGTATGACCGGCACAGGTCAGGCAAGGAAACCCTTAACACTACCACCCAATTTGACACCATCATTTCTAAATAAATCACCCAGAGAAGCTTTACGTCGAGTTACTAGTTTGTTAATAACCAAAAAGA AACCAAATAAGGATAAAAGAAGCAAGTCTGCTTTTACAGCCGATCATGCATTAGAGGCACATTATTATCAAGATATCGAAAGAT gcTCCTCTGTTAGCActgcaaatacaacaacaaaagactCAAAACGTGGCCAAAGTAATACTGCTGATAAGCCGAAGAAAAAAggcatatttaaaactttatggaAACGTACGAAACATTTTTCATTGGATCAGTAA